From Aspergillus chevalieri M1 DNA, chromosome 4, nearly complete sequence, a single genomic window includes:
- a CDS encoding crinkler effector domain-containing protein (COG:S;~EggNog:ENOG410PPVP;~InterPro:IPR027417): MAAAITSWVLNPIQSLTMSRPRTRKLWCAVPSNLREPFSVACFSDQDDIETLKEKIWEKIKERIKDTAPHYSNLTLYSPVVQLNHEEQFRIDDGEFLHPRRMITSNPLFPESKDPDVDIVVVVSGGATPQKQKCSESQHANISQTQPITKDPHVCPRERTVSRLAAILDEVNIVHVRGTPASGKTYISELLRHHYRKGGRRVSLIKKWEGLDFKNPWDSLVKLVEKWNEELGDAPITTFTTTSSKSKHDLSWVLTSNTVILVDEAQMTYSDDVLWNTILKGRQSSLFGYNFRLCLFCSYGSPEAGPDQTFFTPVRLSNQQCISLTPQSQQYSPPIGLFYDKEEFRDVVSRSIPVEYQETFTFDEGAQDYIFALSNGHPGAVESILSTLFQAYRHDIKYRHIKTLTEDHVIWFLEDTATVFQKLSTQPVNRSFPKIPEATGGISDVLNKITEEGSIPFDINDASIKFCYQKGWIHRVALGGHDIAVLPSRLHEKYIEYSIGTMSQRLPVRFNSLPTLCKEILSKFSIMNLRHSAEGKKMSSASQPRPVEAQYQDEFYRGFNHVAGQGVPISSEWSRTKDGRVDFYIPEKKWAVELLRDHGEVDEHISRFKAGGKYHPWLEEKMIKDWIIIDCATSLPTKGFSEPRLWHAVFINDYSELQLYNHQKALIMSVHLYN; this comes from the exons atggccgccgccatcaccagctgggtgctcaacccaatccaatctttgacaatgtctcgaccacgCACTCGCAAATTATGGTGCGCTGTCCCTAGCAATCTTAGGGAGCCATTCTCTGTTGCGTGTTTTTCAGACCAGGACGATATTGAGACACTCAAGGAGAAAATATGGGAGAAGATAAAGGAAAGAATCAAGGATACTGCACCTCACTACAGCAATCTCACTCTCTACAGCCCTGTGGTGCAACTCAATCATGAAGAGCAGTTCaggattgatgatggtgaatttctacatccacgccgaatgattACATCCAATCCCCTCTTCCcagaaagcaaggatccagatgtggatattgttgttgttgtgagcggagGTGCCACTCCACAGAAACAGAAGTGCTCGGAATCACAACATG CGAATATATCTCAGACACAACCCATCACAAAGGATCCACATGTATGTCCTCGAGAGCGTACGGTGTCAAGACTCgcggccattttggatgaagTGAAtatagtccatgtgcgtggaactccagccagtgggaaaacatATATCTCTGAACTTCTGAGGCACCACTATCGCAaagggggaagaagggtttCCTTGATCAAAAAATGGGAAGGTCTTGATTTCAAGAATCCTTGGGACAGTCTTGTCAAGCTTGTtgagaaatggaatgaaGAACTAGGAGATGCCCCCATCACTACTTTCACCACGACTTCATCAAAATCCAAACATGACCTCTCTTGGGTTCTGACATCGAACACTGTTATTCtcgtggatgaggcacagatGACCTACAGTGATGAtgtgctctggaacacaatcctCAAAGGGAGACAGTCATCTCTTTTTGGTTATAattttcgactatgtcttttctgctcttatgGCAGTCCAGAagcaggcccagatcaaacattcttcactccagtcagGCTTTCTAACCAACAATGCATCTCATTGACGCCACAAAGCCAGCAATactcaccacctattggtttattttatgacaaagaagagttcaggGATGTTGTTTCACGGTCAATTCCAGTTGAGTATCAAGAAACGTTCacttttgatgaaggtgcccaggactacatatttgcattatcaaatggccatccaggagcggtTGAATCCATACTCAGCACACTTTTCCAG GCCTATCGCCATGACATCAAGTATAGACATATTAagaccttgacagaagatcatgtcatttggttcctggaggacaccGCCACAGTCTTTCAAAAACTAAGCACGCAGCCAGTTAATCGCTCTTTCCCAAAAATACCAGAAGCTACTGGTGGGATTTCAGATGTGTTGAACAAAATTACAGAGgaaggaagtattccatttgatatcaatgatgcaagCATCAAATTCTGTTATCAGAAAGGCTGGATTCACAGAGTAGCTCTGGGTGGTCatgatattgcagttctgccatcgcgcttacatgaaaa atacattgaatattcaattGGCACAATGTCACAGCGCCTGCCTGTCAGATTCAACTCACTACCAACATTATGCAAAGAAATCCTCAGcaaattctccatcatgaacttaaggcattcagctgagggcaaaaaaatgtcaagtgcatcacaacccagacctgtggaagcccaataccaggatgaattctacaggggattcaaccatgtagcagggcaaggtgtaccgatatccagtgaatggtcaaggaccaaggatggtcgagtggatttctatatccctgaaaagaaatgggctGTTGAATTGTTGAGAGATCATGGAGaagttgatgaacatatctctcgattcaaggcAGGCGGAAagtatcatccctggctggaggagaagatgatcaaagattggatcataatcgactgtgcgacttctttaccaaccaaag GGTTCTCGGAGCCTAGGCTATGGCATGCtgtattcatcaatgattattctgaattgcagctgtataaccatcagaaagctcttataatgtctgtgcatctatATAATTGA
- a CDS encoding extracellular proline-rich protein has translation MKFSGAATVGFVSCALAMPTRVNERGLFPFPGLGDSKPSDLPKPSGTPDLSDLPKSSGFPVLGDLSKPSDFPDLGELAKQFGGDKEKRGLFPLPTGLPSLGDLPKPSGSGISLPSGLPDLSDLFGGGSDSEKRDLPFPIPSDLPKPSGLPSLGDLPKPSGLPDLSDLFGGGSDSEKRGLFPFPIPSDLPKPTGLPSLGDLPKPSGSGLPSLGDLPKPSELPDLGDLAKLFGGDKEKRGIFPFPIGEFPKPSDLPKPSETSKPSGAPKLGGFPGFGDLPQPTDLPSLPKPSDAPTPTGAVPTPTAPVIPFFG, from the coding sequence ATGAAGTTCAGCGGTGCTGCTACCGTGGGTTTCGTGAGCTGTGCTCTCGCTATGCCCACTCGTGTCAACGAGCGCGgtctcttccccttccctgGCCTTGGTGACTCCAAGCCCTCCGACCTCCCCAAGCCTTCTGGTACTCCTGACCTGAGTGACCTCCCCAAGTCTTCCGGTTTCCCCGTCTTGGGCGACCTTTCTAAGCCCTCCGATTTCCCCGATCTCGGTGAACTTGCCAAGCAGTTCGGCGGCGACAAGGAGAAGCGTGGCTTGTTCCCCTTGCCCACCGGTCTTCCTAGCTTGGGTGACCTTCCTAAGCCCTCTGGCTCTGGTATCTCCTTGCCCTCCGGTCTCCCTGACCTGAGCGACCTCTTTGGTGGAGGTTCCGACTCCGAGAAGCGCGACCTCCCGTTCCCCATCCCGTCGGACCTCCCCAAGCCTTCCGGCCTTCCCAGCTTGGGTGACCTTCCCAAGCCTTCCGGTCTCCCCGACCTGAGCGACCTCTTTGGCGGTGGTTCCGACTCCGAAAAGCGCGGCCTCTTCCCATTCCCCATCCCGTCGGACCTCCCCAAGCCCACCGGCCTTCCCAGCTTGGGTGACCTTCCCAAGCCCTCTGGCTCCGGCCTCCCCAGCCTGGGCGATCTCCCCAAGCCCTCCGAGCTGCCCGACCTTGGCGACCTGGCCAAGCTGTTCGGCGGCGACAAGGAGAAGCGCGGcatcttccccttccccaTTGGCGAGTTCCCCAAGCCCTCAGATCTCCCCAAGCCTTCCGAGACCTCCAAGCCTTCTGGTGCTCCCAAGCTTGGTGGCTTCCCTGGTTTCGGTGACCTCCCCCAGCCCACCGATTTGCCTTCGCTCCCTAAGCCTTCTGACGCTCCTACCCCGACCGGTGCCGTCCCGACTCCTACTGCCCCCGTCATTCCCTTCTTTGGTTAA
- a CDS encoding uncharacterized protein (COG:Q;~EggNog:ENOG410PKUV;~InterPro:IPR036291,IPR011032,IPR013154,IPR002328;~PFAM:PF08240;~go_function: GO:0008270 - zinc ion binding [Evidence IEA];~go_function: GO:0016491 - oxidoreductase activity [Evidence IEA];~go_process: GO:0055114 - oxidation-reduction process [Evidence IEA]), protein MPTPKTMKAITWEGKPFHMSLKDTTTPQLKDPTDALIQLTTAAICGTDLHTYRGLAGSKNPPWIMGHEGIGTVIQIGQGVKTLKVGDRVVIGPTSCGYCNNCVRGKWTYCLTFHPETLLDFPGLGDDFGVGLGGTQAEYIRVPFADSSSFLIPPNSTEHDSDRDIDYVLLSDIFPTAWNGLSSSGFEPGDTVAVFGAGPVGLLCVYSAVLRGASRVYSVDYVPSRLEKAASLGAVPINFKDSDPVQQILAREPPSHPDGTDGGVRRSCDCVGFETLNAKLEREAGIVIRNCINVTQPTGGIGIVGEYPPAGLGASPGAPLATGKEGVFEIPLGTLWAKNLSVGSGAVQVKELQFVLREMIEKGVARPGVVVDEVLYGLGGVVGAYERFERREVGKIVIRLGHGDD, encoded by the coding sequence ATGCCCACCCCCAAAACAATGAAAGCCATAACCTGGGAAGGCAAGCCCTTCCACATGTCCCTAAAAGACACAACCACTCCCCAACTCAAAGACCCAACCGACGCCCTCATCCAGCTCACAACAGCTGCAATCTGCGGCACAGACCTACACACCTACCGCGGCCTCGCAGGAAGCAAAAACCCACCCTGGATAATGGGCCACGAGGGCATCGGCACTGTCATCCAGATCGGACAGGGGGTCAAAACATTAAAAGTCGGGGACAGGGTCGTCATTGGACCGACATCATGCGGATACTGCAATAACTGCGTCCGCGGTAAATGGACATACTGTTTGACGTTTCACCCGGAGACGCTGCTTGATTTCCCGGGGTTAGGCGATGATTTCGGTGTTGGGCTGGGGGGTACGCAGGCGGAGTATATAAGGGTGCCGTTTGCGGATTCGTCGAGTTTCCTCATCCCGCCTAATTCCACGGAGCATGACAGTGATCGAGATATCGACTACGTCTTGTTGTCTGATATCTTCCCGACGGCGTGGAACGGGCTTAGCAGCTCTGGCTTCGAACCGGGAGATACAGTCGCTGTCTTCGGGGCAGGGCCTGTAGGTCTCCTCTGCGTATACTCCGCTGTCCTCCGCGGCGCGAGCAGAGTCTACTCGGTTGATTATGTGCCCTCTCGACTAGAAAAGGCAGCATCTCTCGGTGCGGTCCCGATAAACTTCAAAGACAGCGACCCCGTGCAACAAATCCTCGCCCGCGAACCACCCAGCCACCCCGACGGGACGGACGGCGGTGTACGACGAAGCTGCGACTGCGTTGGCTTCGAGACGCTTAACGCCAAGCTAGAGCGCGAAGCCGGCATCGTCATTCGCAACTGCATAAACGTTACCCAACCAACTGGTGGAATCGGGATTGTTGGCGAGTACCCGCCCGCTGGCCTTGGGGCTAGTCCCGGTGCACCACTGGCGACTGGGAAAGAAGGGGTATTCGAGATCCCTTTGGGGACGTTGTGGGCGAAAAATCTTTCGGTTGGGAGCGGGGCTGTCCAGGTGAAGGAGTTGCAGTTTGTGTTGAGGGAGATGATTGAGAAGGGGGTTGCGAGGCCgggggttgttgttgatgaggTTTTGTATGGGCTTGGTGGGGTTGTGGGGGCATATGAGAGGTTTGAGAGGAGGGAGGTCGGGAAGATTGTTATTAGGTTAGGGCATGGGGATGATTAG
- a CDS encoding bifunctional cytochrome P450/NADPH--P450 reductase (COG:Q;~EggNog:ENOG410QDBT;~InterPro:IPR002401,IPR001433,IPR036396,IPR017927, IPR003097,IPR017972,IPR023173,IPR029039,IPR001128, IPR008254,IPR017938,IPR039261,IPR023206;~PFAM:PF00175,PF00067,PF00258,PF00667;~go_function: GO:0003958 - NADPH-hemoprotein reductase activity [Evidence IEA];~go_function: GO:0005506 - iron ion binding [Evidence IEA];~go_function: GO:0010181 - FMN binding [Evidence IEA];~go_function: GO:0016491 - oxidoreductase activity [Evidence IEA];~go_function: GO:0016705 - oxidoreductase activity, acting on paired donors, with incorporation or reduction of molecular oxygen [Evidence IEA];~go_function: GO:0020037 - heme binding [Evidence IEA];~go_function: GO:0070330 - aromatase activity [Evidence IEA];~go_process: GO:0055114 - oxidation-reduction process [Evidence IEA]) → MSTNKPVPIPGPRGVPIVGNLYDIERDVPLNSMELMADNYGPIYRLTTFGISRVFISSHELADEVFNEERFAKMVAGGLKEIRNGIHDGLFTANYPGEENWAVAHRVLVPAFGPLSIRGMFDEMYDIATQLVMKWARLGPKTPIMVTDDFTRLTLDTIALCSMGTRFNSFYHDEMHPFVEAMVGLLQGSGDRTRRPALLNSLPTSENAKYWSDITYLRELSQELVNARKENPEDKKDLLNALILGRDPQTGRGLSDDTIIDNMITFLIAGHETTSGMLSFLFYFLLKNPAAYKKAQEEVDTVIGRRKITVEDLSKLPYINAVMRETLRLRPTAPVIAVHAHPTKNKESPVTLGNGKYVLNDDEVIAVVLSKLHRDPEVYGPDADEFKPERMLDEHFDKLPKNAWKPFGNGMRGCIGRPFAWQEALLVVAILLQNFNFQLDNPSYDLRIKQTLTVKPKDFYMRATPREGLDAIKLGTFLSGSDAPETSGATSRDRKAKVAPPPGETKPMHIFYGSNTGTCEAFARRLADDALGYGYSAEVKPLDSAMQDVPKKDPVVFISASYEGNPPDNAAHFFEWFSSLKEKELEGVNYAVFGCGHHDWHATFHRIPKTINQLAEERGANKLCDLGLADVANSDMFSDFDTWGESAFWPAITSKFGGSQTADTSKPKSGFQVEVTSGLRASTLGLQLQEALVLENQLLTQPSVPAKRIINFKLPTDMTYQCGDYLAVLPVNPRSIVRRAIRRFDLPWDATLKIQKSSQSSGSASIPLDTPISAFELLSTYVELSQPASKRDLNTLADAAVGDAEVQAELRYIASSPSRFAEEVSKKRASPLDILTRYPSIALPIGEFLAMLPPMRVRQYSISSSPLVNPSECSITFSVLNAPSLAAPPKDEADEEERYLGVASTYLSELQAGERAHVIVRPSHSGFKPPTNLKTPMIMACAGTGIAPFRGFVQDRAEKIRGRSAGQDLPDEDKPAKAILYVGCRTDGKDDVHASELAEWSKLGAVDVRWAYSRPADGSPGQHVQDRMLDDRDELVEIFEQGARIYVCGSTGVGNGVRKACKDIYLARRKVIREEKRERGEEVEDVDEETAAERFFEGLKTKERYATDVFT, encoded by the exons ATGAGCACAAACAAACCAGTCCCCATCCCGGGGCCCAGGGGTGTCCCGATCGTGGGAAATCTTTACGACATCGAGCGCGATGTACCCTTGAACAGCATGGAATTGATGGCCGATAACTACG GCCCCATCTACCGCTTAACCACCTTCGGAATCTCACGGGTCTTCATCAGCAGCCATGAACTTGCCGATGAGGTTTTTAACGAGGAGCGCTTCGCTAAGATGGTTGCCGGGGGATTGAAGGAGATCCGGAATGGTATTCACGATGGTTTGTTCACGGCTAATTATCCAGGGGAGGAGAATTGGGCTGTTGCGCACCGGGTTCTGGTGCCTGCGTTTGGGCCGTTGTCCATTCGGGGGATGTTTGATG AAATGTACGACATCGCCACACAGCTCGTCATGAAATGGGCCCGACTAGGACCCAAAACACCCATCATGGTGACAGACGACTTCACCCGCCTGACTCTGGATACCATCGCGCTCTGCTCCATGGGCACACGATTCAACTCCTTCTACCACGACGAAATGCACCCGTTCGTCGAAGCCATGGTTGGCCTGTTGCAAGGCTCTGGAGACCGGACTCGTCGGCCGGCATTGCTGAACAGCTTGCCTACTAGCGAGAATGCCAAGTACTGGAGCGATATCACCTATCTGCGGGAACTTTCGCAGGAGTTGGTTAATGCGCGCAAGGAGAATCCGGAAGATAAGAAGGATTTGCTTAATGCGTTGATTCTGGGAAGGGATCCGCAGACTGGGCGGGGGTTGTCAGATGATACGATTATTGATAATATGATCACTTTCCTTATTGCTG GCCATGAAACTACCTCCGGAATGCTGTCGTTCCTCTTTTACTTCCTGCTCAAGAACCCAGCCGCATACAAAAAGGCGCAAGAAGAGGTCGACACGGTTATCGGGCGACGAAAGATCACCGTGGAGGATCTGTCCAAGCTGCCATACATCAACGCTGTCATGCGCGAAACACTTCGTCTACGACCAACAGCACCCGTGATCGCTGTGCATGCGCATCCGACTAAGAACAAAGAGAGCCCCGTGACTCTCGGAAACGGCAAATACGTCCTAAACGATGACGAGGTCATCGCAGTCGTCCTGAGCAAGCTGCACCGGGACCCAGAAGTCTACGGTCCGGATGCGGATGAATTCAAGCCGGAACGGATGCTCGATGAGCACTTTGACAAGCTGCCCAAGAACGCATGGAAGCCATTTGGAAACGGTATGCGCGGCTGCATCGGACGTCCATTCGCATGGCAAGAAGCTCTGCTGGTTGTTGCCATCCTCTTGCAGAACTTTAACTTCCAGCTGGATAACCCCAGCTATGACCTCCGGATCAAGCAGACACTCACCGTGAAACCCAAGGATTTCTACATGAGAGCTACACCGCGCGAGGGTCTTGACGCGATCAAGCTGGGCACCTTTTTGAGCGGCAGCGACGCCCCTGAGACCTCGGGAGCCACTAGCAGAGATCGCAAGGCGAAGGTTGCTCCTCCACCGGGCGAAACGAAACCAATGCATATCTTTTATGGCAGCAACACCGGGACGTGTGAGGCATTTGCTCGTAGACTTGCAGATGATGCCCTTGGATATGGGTACAGTGCGGAGGTGAAGCCGCTTGATTCGGCCATGCAGGATGTTCCGAAGAAGGATCCTGTTGTTTTTATCAGTGCCTCGTACGAAGGAAACCCTCCTGATAATGCGGCACATTTTTTTGAGTGGTTCAGTTCcttgaaggagaaggagcttGAGGGTGTTAACTATGCTGTGTTTGGGTGTGGTCATC ATGACTGGCATGCTACGTTCCACCGCATTCCAAAGACCATCAATCAACTGGCTGAAGAGCGCGGTGCAAACAAGCTCTGCGATCTCGGATTAGCAGATGTAGCCAACTCGGACATGTTCTCTGACTTCGATACCTGGGGCGAGTCTGCTTTCTGGCCTGCTATAACGTCCAAGTTCGGCGGTTCTCAAACGGCAGACACTTCTAAGCCAAAGTCTGGCTTCCAAGTCGAAGTGACCTCAGGACTGCGCGCTTCCACGCTAGGCCTCCAACTCCAAGAAGCCCTGGTCCTCGAAAACCAACTCCTAACCCAGCCCAGCGTCCCAGCAAAGAGAATTATCAACTTCAAGCTTCCCACAGACATGACCTACCAATGCGGCGACTACCTAGCCGTCCTCCCAGTAAACCCCCGCAGCATCGTCCGCCGCGCCATCCGCCGCTTCGACCTCCCCTGGGACGCGACACTCAAGATCCAAAAATCCTCCCAAAGCTCCGGCAGCGCATCAATCCCCCTAGACACCCCTATCTCAGCCTTCGAACTCCTCTCCACATACGTGGAACTCTCACAACCCGCCTCAAAACGTGACCTGAACACCCTCGCCGACGCAGCCGTCGGCGACGCAGAAGTCCAGGCCGAACTGCGCTACATCGCTTCCAGCCCCAGCCGCTTCGCCGAGGAGGTCTCCAAGAAACGAGCAAGCCCGCTGGACATCCTCACGCGCTACCCTAGCATTGCCCTCCCCATCGGCGAATTCCTCGCTATGCTCCCGCCAATGCGCGTGCGGCAGTACTccatctcttcctctccgctGGTCAACCCCTCCGAATGCTCAATCACATTCTCCGTCCTCAACGCACCTTCCCTCGCAGCACCCCCAAAGGACGAGGCAGACGAAGAAGAACGCTACCTAGGCGTAGCATCAACGTACCTCTCCGAACTCCAGGCCGGCGAGCGCGCACACGTCATCGTCCGCCCCTCGCACTCGGGCTTCAAACCACCCACCAACCTCAAAACACCCATGATCATGGCCTGTGCGGGAACAGGCATAGCACCGTTCCGCGGGTTCGTGCAAGACCGCGCGGAGAAAATCCGCGGACGCAGCGCTGGCCAAGATCTGCCTGACGAGGATAAACCCGCCAAGGCAATCTTGTATGTTGGCTGCCGGACCGACGGAAAAGACGATGTCCATGCTTCCGAGCTCGCGGAATGGTCGAAGCTCGGCGCTGTTGATGTGCGGTGGGCGTATAGTCGGCCCGCCGATGGCTCACCTGGTCAGCACGTGCAGGACCGTATGCTAGATGATCGTGATGAGTTAGTGGAGATCTTCGAGCAGGGTGCAAGGATTTATGTCTGCGGTAGCACGGGCGTCGGTAATGGTGTAAGGAAGGCTTGTAAGGATATTTACCTTGCGAGACGGAAGGTGATTcgggaggagaagagggaaaggggtgaggaggttgaggatgttgatgagGAGACTGCTGCGGAGAGGTTCTTTGAGGGGTTGAAGACGAAGGAGAGGTATGCGACTGATGTTTTTACGTAG